In Mytilus edulis chromosome 13, xbMytEdul2.2, whole genome shotgun sequence, a single window of DNA contains:
- the LOC139501527 gene encoding uncharacterized protein, with the protein MESSNILKLLCCLLCVADHDVTGIPYPGDDASVPELVQYYHQLCYTSLQICGFLLFVHGTFMSCSMLKRLKRRLNIRRRNNQSPLPTVVRTILALHRNGLSNVGYRYMWRTLNIGFGLCVTQSRARLCLRTIDQQGVLNRSRRVLRRRVYYNRGPNYLIHVDGYDKLKPYGIAIHGAMDGYSRKLLWLIASPSNNNPRYVGYWYLNWIKQRKMLPRVVRSDAGTENVIMRDLQRSLRHNQNDEMSGQNSFLVGRSVANQRIERLWGTLKTSFTQFWRNRFQDFQDTGLVNVSCPVHKECVRFCFLSVIQHQLDMFAENWNSHRIRRQRAEVVTPSGIPNMLYYQPEIFGGRDCSFPLPCNLQTIDNLIEEYTENFPEHGCSNEFINIVELLTGNRRDQFPIITSYDHAELLFRTLIAALPN; encoded by the exons ATGGAATCAAGCAATATTTTAAAG TTACTCTGTTGTCTCCTTTGTGTTGCTGATCATGACGTTACAGGAATACCTTACCCAGGCGATGATGCTTCTGTGCCTGAACTAGTCCAATACTATCATCAATTATGCTACACGTCCCTTCAAATATGTGGATTTCTCTTGTTTGTTCACGGAACATTCATGAGTTGTTCCATGTTAAAAAGACTTAAGAGAAGATTAAATATCAGACGGCGTAACAACCAGTCGCCATTACCTACAGTTGTAAGGACAATCCTGGCTTTACACCGTAATGGCCTGTCTAATGTTGGATACAGGTATATGTGGAGGACTCTGAACATAGGCTTTGGACTTTGCGTCACACAATCAAGAGCAAGGCTTTGCTTAAGAACAATAGACCAACAGGGTGTACTTAACAGATCGCGTCGAGTTCTTCGAAGGAGAGTGTACTACAATAGAGGACCAAACTATCTGATTCATGTCGATGGTTACGATAAATTAAAACCCTACGGCATAGCTATACATGGGGCAATGGATGGATACTCTCGTAAACTTTTATGGTTGATAGCAAGTCCCTCCAACAATAACCCCAGATATGTCGGTTACTGGTATCTTAATTGGATCAAACAAAGAAAGATGCTTCCAAGGGTTGTTCGATCGGATGCAGGAACAGAAAACGTCATAATGAGGGATTTACAAAGATCGTTGCGACATAATCAAAACGATGAAATGTCGGGACAAAATTCTTTTCTCGTCGGCAGATCTGTTGCAAATCAAAGAATAGAAAGGCTTTGGGGTACACTAAAAACGAGTTTCACCCAGTTTTGGAGAAACCGTTTCCAGGATTTCCAAGACACTGGACTTGTTAATGTATCGTGTCCAGTACATAAAGAATGTGTTCGATTTTGTTTCCTCTCCGTTATCCAACATCAATTGGACATGTTTGCTGAGAACTGGAACTCACATAGAATAAGAAGACAACGTGCTGAAGTTGTAACACCAAGTGGTATTCCAAATATGTTATACTATCAGCCAGAGATCTTTGGTGGAAGAGACTGTTCATTTCCTTTACCATGTAACTTACAAACAATTGACAATCTCATAGAGGAATATACAGAGAACTTTCCAGAGCATGGCTGTAGCAATGAATTTATTAACATTGTCGAGTTGCTTACTGGAAACAGACGAGATCAGTTTCCCATCATCACATCATACGATCACGCAGAGCTATTGTTTCGGACATTGATTGCTGCCTTACCGAATTGA